One segment of Gammaproteobacteria bacterium DNA contains the following:
- a CDS encoding site-specific DNA-methyltransferase, which translates to MKYRKIHPPEQISINESLIIEGDALYALRTLPEKAVRCAITS; encoded by the coding sequence ATGAAGTACAGAAAGATACATCCGCCGGAACAGATATCTATCAATGAATCTTTAATCATAGAAGGAGATGCTTTGTATGCCCTCAGGACTCTTCCTGAGAAAGCGGTTCGTTGTGCGATAACGTCT
- a CDS encoding XcyI family restriction endonuclease translates to MSYINIPTPVLQIDFSFVLQEIRDMYLQDALGETINGIAPLVRNKQLSQYVSQRYLRALDRRGLRSELIFPIPCILEANPHLLGYYRLLLGYSQKAFYTKEFGILGFKAMEEKGILTDKNKGRLPELCKAITESAGALLDVIGFDKISKEFLDDLTLLTVGPQLRVGANEKKGTWGINIVFGLIYDIVKHAVIRSTSRKLHIKNSSGRKVLIEFSPDPDIVIREEMTVGSIRNIIAIEVKSGTDFSNIHNRIGEAEKSHQKARMAGYVECWTVVNVDRIDLEIARKESPTTDRFYRLSDLKRGKGKAYEDFKSHVISRAGIAEGK, encoded by the coding sequence ATGTCTTATATAAACATACCAACGCCGGTACTACAGATTGATTTTTCTTTCGTTCTTCAAGAAATTAGAGACATGTATCTCCAGGATGCACTAGGTGAAACTATTAATGGCATCGCTCCGCTAGTGCGGAATAAGCAACTTTCGCAGTACGTGTCGCAAAGATATTTAAGAGCGCTTGACAGGCGCGGGTTGCGCAGCGAACTGATATTTCCGATTCCCTGTATTTTGGAAGCGAACCCACATTTATTAGGGTACTATCGCTTGTTGCTGGGATACAGTCAGAAAGCTTTTTATACAAAAGAGTTTGGCATACTGGGATTCAAGGCAATGGAAGAGAAAGGAATTTTGACCGATAAAAATAAAGGTAGATTGCCTGAGCTATGTAAGGCGATAACTGAGAGTGCGGGTGCGTTACTTGATGTAATAGGATTTGATAAAATTAGTAAAGAATTTCTTGATGATCTAACTCTTTTAACGGTTGGGCCGCAATTACGAGTAGGCGCTAACGAGAAAAAGGGAACTTGGGGCATTAATATCGTGTTTGGGCTTATCTATGATATTGTTAAACATGCGGTAATCAGATCAACTTCGAGGAAACTGCATATAAAGAATTCATCAGGGAGAAAGGTATTGATAGAATTTTCTCCAGACCCGGATATTGTTATCCGCGAGGAAATGACTGTTGGCAGTATTCGTAACATTATTGCCATTGAAGTGAAATCAGGAACTGATTTCTCTAATATTCACAATCGTATTGGTGAGGCTGAAAAGAGCCACCAAAAAGCAAGAATGGCCGGCTATGTCGAATGCTGGACTGTTGTGAATGTTGATAGGATTGATTTGGAAATAGCGCGAAAGGAATCGCCTACAACTGACAGGTTTTATCGCTTATCGGACTTGAAGCGCGGCAAAGGAAAAGCATACGAGGATTTTAAGAGTCACGTTATTTCTCGTGCGGGAATTGCTGAAGGCAAATAG
- a CDS encoding site-specific DNA-methyltransferase, which produces GLRDYGIDGQIGLEPSLPQFLNHLVAVFNEVKRVLSDDGTLWLNIGDGYTSGNRGYRASDRKNPARAMTVRPDTPKGLKPKDLQGIPWRLAFALQDDGWYLRSDIVWHKPNAMPESVKDRPTRAHEYLFMLTKSEKYYYDYHAIKEIGLYSKLRNRRSVWNINTQGFPGMHFATFPIGLIEPCVRASTRIGDYVLDPFFGSGTVGVSCLEQRRKYIGIELNPEYVILAADRLSAEKDEIIRIAV; this is translated from the coding sequence GGGCTTCGTGATTATGGCATTGATGGACAAATTGGTTTGGAGCCCTCACTGCCTCAGTTTTTGAATCATTTGGTTGCAGTATTTAATGAGGTAAAGCGAGTTCTTAGCGATGATGGAACTCTTTGGTTGAATATTGGCGATGGATATACCAGCGGCAATCGCGGCTACCGTGCCAGCGATAGGAAAAATCCTGCCAGGGCAATGACGGTTAGGCCGGATACCCCGAAGGGGCTGAAACCAAAAGATCTTCAAGGCATTCCATGGAGATTGGCTTTTGCCCTTCAGGACGATGGCTGGTATCTGCGAAGTGATATCGTTTGGCACAAGCCCAATGCCATGCCTGAGAGTGTAAAGGACAGGCCTACAAGGGCGCATGAATATTTATTTATGCTTACTAAATCTGAAAAATATTACTATGATTATCATGCGATTAAAGAGATTGGGTTGTATTCAAAACTTCGCAATCGTAGAAGCGTTTGGAATATAAACACCCAAGGTTTTCCGGGAATGCATTTTGCCACCTTTCCTATTGGTTTAATTGAGCCTTGTGTTCGGGCATCTACAAGAATTGGAGATTATGTTCTTGATCCGTTTTTCGGTTCCGGAACAGTTGGGGTTTCCTGCCTGGAACAGCGAAGGAAGTATATAGGAATTGAACTTAATCCTGAATACGTTATATTGGCGGCGGATAGGTTAAGTGCTGAGAAAGATGAAATTATAAGGATTGCTGTCTAA
- a CDS encoding YdeI/OmpD-associated family protein, with translation MITVYERHPVDRRNDYLSRFDGAKRRETKERRLLRMFEQLEKGGAATRMRHPRLARWR, from the coding sequence TTGATAACGGTCTACGAAAGACATCCCGTTGATCGGCGCAATGACTACCTGAGCCGGTTCGATGGCGCGAAGCGCAGAGAGACGAAGGAGAGACGGCTTTTGCGAATGTTTGAGCAACTGGAGAAGGGCGGCGCTGCTACGCGCATGAGGCATCCGCGGTTGGCAAGATGGCGCTGA